In one window of bacterium DNA:
- a CDS encoding sensor histidine kinase, with protein sequence MHVYDEHTGNGEIPEASLPLRLLFHLLFWLLAMGIMYLLYARLLDSGSAAAFVLLYTLPVYITTVYVTTGITIPRTLLRRRYARFLLYSAYTVLGVFFLLIVEFFLLVLGVLPLPPLQGYTPPRNAVDIVVLSAGIFVVTLMASVITLLRHWYAADRRTQRLRQERLTAELAMLRSQVHPHFLFNTLNNLYALTLQKSDRASEVVLKLSELLDYMLYESRNEFVSVEREVRLLEHYLDLERMRHGPRVRISWENDLRAALPVAPLLFLPIVENCFKHGVSRDSGDAWVEVALRAGSSDIHFEARNSLPAEREASKQQAPGSDATENDAAGSGGIGLRNVRERLNLLYPGRHDFSLTTTGNVFEVRLDLYRLSEQ encoded by the coding sequence ATGCACGTATACGATGAACATACCGGTAACGGTGAGATCCCGGAGGCGTCCCTCCCTCTTCGCCTTCTCTTCCACCTTCTTTTCTGGCTGCTCGCCATGGGAATCATGTACCTGCTGTACGCGCGCCTGCTAGACAGCGGAAGCGCCGCGGCGTTCGTCCTTCTCTACACCCTGCCCGTGTACATCACGACAGTCTATGTCACGACTGGAATAACCATCCCCCGCACACTGCTTCGCCGCCGTTATGCGCGTTTCCTGCTGTACAGTGCATACACGGTACTGGGTGTGTTTTTCCTTCTCATTGTCGAATTCTTCCTGCTCGTACTCGGCGTGCTGCCGCTTCCTCCCCTGCAGGGATACACACCCCCACGCAACGCGGTCGACATTGTCGTGCTCTCGGCCGGCATCTTCGTGGTCACGCTGATGGCATCGGTGATCACGCTGCTCAGGCACTGGTATGCGGCCGACCGGCGGACGCAGAGACTGCGGCAGGAACGGCTCACTGCCGAGCTGGCCATGCTGCGCTCACAAGTGCATCCGCATTTCCTTTTCAATACGCTGAACAATCTGTATGCACTCACGCTGCAGAAATCGGACCGTGCATCCGAGGTCGTCCTCAAGCTTTCGGAATTGCTGGATTACATGCTCTATGAGAGCCGCAACGAATTCGTCTCCGTCGAGCGTGAAGTCCGTCTGCTGGAACATTACCTCGACCTCGAGCGCATGCGTCATGGTCCCCGGGTACGCATCAGCTGGGAGAACGATCTCCGCGCAGCACTGCCCGTCGCTCCGCTGCTTTTCCTTCCCATTGTGGAAAACTGTTTCAAGCACGGAGTGAGCAGGGACAGTGGCGATGCCTGGGTGGAAGTTGCACTTCGCGCAGGCAGTTCGGACATTCACTTCGAGGCGCGTAACAGTCTGCCTGCGGAACGCGAAGCATCAAAGCAGCAAGCGCCGGGAAGCGATGCGACGGAAAACGACGCGGCGGGTAGTGGCGGTATCGGACTGCGCAATGTGCGTGAGCGGCTGAACCTGCTGTATCCCGGACGCCATGATTTTTCCTTGACGACAACCGGCAATGTGTTTGAGGTCCGCCTCGATCTCTATCGTCTTTCAGAACAGTGA
- a CDS encoding LytTR family DNA-binding domain-containing protein, producing the protein MCLRSASISIVFQNSEGTSVPVSCMVVDDEPLAREVLAAHIARVDTLALQAQCESADEAFSRLQKSRIDLLFLDIEMPGLSGLGLLRSLRNPPSVIITTAHRDYAVEGFDLDVTDYLLKPISFERFLRAVEKYFATKEQRDRVDAAPQAEEDVIMLRADRKMHRVPLSDILYLESMKDYVRVRTTQGSITVRSTIAALEQELPEGRFLRIHRGIIVAIARIDAFTTHSVEIGTHELTIGRNYRAAALQVLQNTKEI; encoded by the coding sequence ATGTGTTTGAGGTCCGCCTCGATCTCTATCGTCTTTCAGAACAGTGAAGGTACCAGCGTGCCCGTTTCCTGCATGGTCGTTGATGACGAACCGCTGGCGAGAGAAGTGCTCGCCGCACATATCGCGCGCGTCGACACCCTTGCGCTGCAGGCGCAGTGCGAATCGGCTGACGAAGCCTTTTCCCGGCTGCAGAAGTCGCGCATCGATCTGCTGTTTCTCGATATCGAGATGCCGGGACTGAGCGGACTCGGACTGCTGCGATCCCTGCGCAATCCCCCTTCCGTCATCATCACGACGGCACACCGTGATTACGCGGTGGAAGGCTTCGACCTCGACGTCACCGATTACCTGCTGAAACCGATTTCCTTCGAGCGCTTTCTGCGCGCGGTGGAAAAGTACTTCGCGACTAAGGAGCAGCGCGACCGCGTGGATGCGGCGCCGCAGGCGGAAGAGGATGTGATCATGCTCAGGGCGGACCGCAAAATGCATCGCGTGCCGCTCAGCGACATCCTCTACCTCGAGAGCATGAAAGACTACGTGCGTGTGCGCACAACGCAGGGAAGTATCACCGTGCGCAGTACCATTGCGGCGCTTGAGCAGGAGCTTCCCGAAGGACGTTTCCTGCGCATTCATCGCGGCATCATCGTTGCCATCGCGCGCATCGACGCCTTCACGACGCACAGTGTGGAGATCGGTACGCATGAGCTGACTATCGGACGCAATTACCGGGCAGCGGCATTGCAGGTTCTTCAAAACACAAAGGAAATCTGA
- a CDS encoding branched-chain amino acid aminotransferase yields the protein MENLKITRAERTRIHDIPYDNLGFGRYMSDHMFVVDYADGAWGEPRIEPYAPMSIDPANCTLHYGQTIFEGMKAYRSAKGGLNLFRPYMNAKRMNNSATAVCIPTLDEELFVDGIRELVKLDQDFIPRERGHSLYIRPLSFGTGNFLGVHASDKYRFLVITSPVASYYAEGINPVRIKVDEQHVRAVRGGVGQAKTAANYAASLRAGMEAKAEGFAQVLFLEAVSRELVDEIGAMNIMFLIGDELITPPLDQGSILPGITRDSVLQLARHWGMKVSERGISIEEIMSAHRDGTLKEAFGTGTAAVISPVGELVYRDEAIKINGGTIGPVAQKFYDTITGIQYGELEDPFGWVEHIDIGEEIPA from the coding sequence ATGGAAAACCTGAAGATTACCCGGGCAGAACGTACGCGTATTCACGACATTCCCTACGATAATCTCGGTTTCGGCCGGTACATGTCTGACCACATGTTCGTGGTCGACTATGCCGACGGAGCCTGGGGGGAACCACGCATCGAGCCGTATGCCCCGATGTCCATCGATCCCGCCAACTGCACGCTGCATTACGGGCAGACCATTTTCGAGGGCATGAAGGCCTATCGCTCCGCCAAGGGCGGACTCAATCTCTTCCGTCCCTACATGAACGCGAAGCGTATGAACAATTCCGCCACGGCGGTGTGCATTCCGACGCTGGACGAAGAGCTGTTCGTGGACGGTATCCGTGAGCTGGTCAAGCTCGATCAGGATTTCATTCCCCGCGAACGCGGACACTCGCTCTACATCCGTCCCCTTTCCTTCGGTACGGGCAACTTCCTCGGCGTGCATGCGTCGGACAAGTATCGCTTCCTCGTCATCACTTCGCCGGTGGCTTCGTACTACGCGGAGGGCATCAACCCGGTGCGTATCAAAGTGGACGAGCAGCATGTGCGCGCAGTGCGTGGTGGTGTGGGACAGGCGAAAACCGCAGCGAATTACGCCGCCAGTCTGCGTGCGGGTATGGAAGCGAAAGCGGAAGGCTTCGCGCAGGTACTTTTCCTCGAAGCCGTTTCCCGCGAGCTGGTCGATGAAATCGGTGCCATGAATATCATGTTCCTGATCGGTGACGAACTGATCACACCGCCGCTCGATCAGGGTTCCATTCTGCCGGGCATCACCCGCGACTCCGTCCTGCAACTGGCCCGCCACTGGGGCATGAAGGTTTCCGAGCGCGGCATTTCCATCGAGGAAATCATGTCCGCCCACCGCGACGGTACGCTCAAGGAAGCCTTTGGTACCGGCACCGCCGCAGTGATTTCCCCGGTCGGCGAACTTGTCTACCGCGACGAGGCGATCAAGATTAATGGCGGCACAATCGGTCCCGTCGCCCAGAAATTCTACGATACCATCACGGGTATTCAGTACGGCGAACTCGAGGATCCCTTCGGCTGGGTCGAGCATATCGACATTGGTGAGGAAATCCCCGCCTGA
- a CDS encoding DUF2964 family protein, whose product MFLRILLAALAVFILWAGLDFVIHGLLLGAMYEQTKELWRPMAEVKFASGYLASFISAFFFVAVYGWLIKPKNMKNAVIYGLLFGLGVGTAMGYGTYAYMPIPYWMAFGWFLGSTVQGLLAGVLLGIIVKKPEDAAAATT is encoded by the coding sequence ATGTTCCTGCGCATCCTGCTTGCCGCTCTCGCCGTTTTCATTCTCTGGGCAGGTCTCGATTTCGTGATTCACGGACTGCTACTCGGCGCCATGTACGAACAGACGAAAGAGCTGTGGCGTCCGATGGCCGAAGTGAAATTCGCCTCGGGCTACCTTGCGAGCTTCATTTCCGCGTTCTTCTTCGTTGCCGTCTACGGATGGCTGATCAAGCCGAAGAACATGAAGAATGCTGTCATCTACGGACTGCTCTTCGGTCTCGGTGTCGGTACGGCAATGGGCTACGGCACCTACGCGTACATGCCCATCCCGTACTGGATGGCCTTCGGCTGGTTCCTCGGCTCCACCGTCCAGGGACTCCTCGCCGGTGTGCTTCTCGGAATCATCGTGAAGAAGCCTGAGGATGCCGCTGCCGCAACGACCTGA
- a CDS encoding GlsB/YeaQ/YmgE family stress response membrane protein produces MGILGWIILGGLAGWIAKNVTGVGVQKGCLFNVFVGVIGSVVGGLIFSYLGEESVTGFNAWSLFVATAGAVVFLWIASFFGGSKK; encoded by the coding sequence ATGGGTATCCTGGGATGGATTATTCTCGGTGGACTGGCAGGCTGGATCGCCAAAAACGTCACGGGCGTGGGCGTGCAGAAAGGCTGCCTGTTCAATGTTTTTGTCGGCGTGATCGGTAGCGTCGTCGGGGGACTGATTTTCTCCTATCTCGGTGAGGAGTCCGTGACGGGTTTCAATGCATGGAGCCTGTTTGTGGCAACTGCGGGAGCTGTGGTCTTTCTCTGGATCGCCTCCTTTTTCGGTGGGTCAAAAAAATAG
- a CDS encoding VCBS repeat-containing protein, with amino-acid sequence MRLIVTLFLLAFISTQTFAQDSTWFRIISQDVGFGNDTKALRINAADFNGDHYPDIAVVRSTYKRGDIRIYLNEPNTTMPPGPTPPRRFTDWTQQSGINQHPSLDTTKKSECISFGDMDNDGDLDVINGVWMYNTNIPFREDRCEVMLNDGNAVFSHVANDGFEDLVDPQDPQWAISASGFSYLDYDFDGILDVYVAAYWRTPNGPFHPDRLMKGNGDGTFTNVSQDARITLSWPMQGASVTDWNNDGWPDVMTSPYCRSNGSLMRNEQNGKFREVGPMVGYNARTLQGDNGQNLCQWGAYPYDYDNDGDMDVLQVLVHGGLDSGEGRTTISRNLGPENDYKLVQELVRLHRKDPQSYHLGNMDAQWIDMNNDMLADIIITECEYLDATDRPYFYLQAQDNQFYDITPDLGLIGKIRSPHSLEALDYDRDGDYDIVMNSNHFSAQGNTDRADMVFLENRIGNQNNWIGVQLTGPAGVNRTAVGARVYVYAGGVRQMREVQAGRGHFSGQQPLELLFGLAQNTVVDSIVVRWPRQPFAHTTLTAVPVNQYIDIDGSVLSAGDPPAAGNLTLDIFPQPVSDLLQLRSNAGVGATVQLFNALGQQVYTGPASAAWIDVSRLRPGMYLLRLENGSEVRSQRVCIVR; translated from the coding sequence ATGCGCCTGATCGTTACCCTCTTCCTTCTCGCCTTTATCTCTACACAGACCTTTGCACAGGACAGTACCTGGTTCCGCATCATTTCGCAGGATGTCGGTTTCGGAAATGACACCAAGGCCCTGCGTATCAATGCCGCGGATTTCAACGGTGATCATTATCCGGACATCGCCGTCGTTCGCAGCACCTACAAACGGGGAGATATTCGCATTTATCTCAATGAACCCAATACGACGATGCCACCGGGTCCGACGCCGCCGCGCCGTTTTACGGACTGGACGCAGCAGAGCGGCATCAACCAGCATCCTTCACTCGACACCACGAAGAAATCAGAATGTATTTCGTTCGGTGACATGGACAATGACGGCGACCTCGACGTCATCAACGGTGTCTGGATGTACAACACGAACATCCCCTTTCGAGAGGACCGTTGCGAGGTCATGCTCAATGACGGCAACGCGGTATTCTCGCATGTGGCAAACGATGGTTTCGAAGATCTCGTCGATCCGCAAGACCCGCAGTGGGCAATCAGCGCTTCGGGTTTCTCCTACCTTGATTACGATTTTGACGGCATCCTTGATGTGTATGTCGCCGCATACTGGCGCACCCCAAATGGACCCTTCCATCCCGATCGCCTGATGAAAGGCAACGGCGACGGCACATTCACCAACGTCTCGCAAGATGCCCGCATCACCCTGTCCTGGCCCATGCAGGGAGCATCGGTGACGGACTGGAACAACGACGGCTGGCCCGATGTGATGACGTCGCCCTACTGCCGCAGTAACGGCAGCCTCATGCGCAACGAGCAGAACGGCAAGTTCCGCGAGGTGGGTCCCATGGTCGGCTACAACGCCCGCACGCTGCAGGGCGACAACGGACAGAACCTCTGCCAGTGGGGCGCCTACCCGTACGACTACGACAACGACGGGGATATGGACGTGCTGCAGGTGCTGGTGCACGGCGGACTCGATTCCGGTGAAGGACGCACGACGATCTCGCGCAACCTGGGTCCCGAAAACGACTACAAGCTCGTGCAGGAACTGGTGCGCCTGCATCGCAAAGACCCGCAGTCCTACCACCTCGGCAACATGGACGCCCAGTGGATTGACATGAACAATGACATGCTCGCCGACATCATCATCACCGAGTGTGAATATCTCGATGCGACGGACAGGCCATACTTCTATCTGCAGGCGCAGGACAACCAGTTCTATGACATTACGCCGGATCTCGGACTCATCGGGAAGATCCGCAGTCCCCACTCGCTCGAAGCCCTCGACTATGACCGCGATGGCGACTACGATATCGTCATGAACTCCAACCACTTCTCTGCGCAGGGTAACACCGACCGTGCCGACATGGTCTTCCTCGAGAACCGTATCGGAAATCAGAATAACTGGATCGGCGTGCAGTTGACGGGTCCTGCAGGCGTGAACCGCACTGCCGTCGGTGCGCGCGTGTACGTGTATGCCGGTGGTGTGCGGCAGATGCGCGAGGTACAGGCGGGACGCGGACATTTTTCCGGCCAGCAGCCACTGGAACTGCTTTTCGGTCTCGCACAGAACACCGTAGTCGACAGTATCGTCGTGCGCTGGCCGCGGCAGCCTTTCGCTCACACAACATTGACCGCCGTACCGGTCAACCAGTATATTGACATCGATGGCAGTGTGCTCTCCGCGGGTGATCCTCCCGCAGCCGGAAATCTGACGCTCGACATCTTCCCGCAGCCCGTCAGCGACCTGCTTCAGCTGCGCAGCAATGCCGGTGTGGGTGCCACTGTTCAGCTCTTCAACGCACTCGGACAGCAGGTGTACACCGGTCCCGCCTCCGCAGCATGGATCGATGTCTCCCGGCTGCGTCCCGGCATGTACCTGCTGCGCCTGGAAAACGGCAGCGAGGTTCGGAGCCAGCGCGTCTGCATCGTCCGCTGA
- a CDS encoding NAD-dependent deacylase, translated as MSLTRAAQLIRNAGHLTAFTGAGISVESGIPPFRGNDGLWSRYDPRSLDIEYFHAHTEAAWRVIREIFYDFFGEARPNDAHIVLAELERQGMLRAVITQNIDNLHQEAGSEKVIEFHGNSQVLLCLDCGVRTPASNVDLRQLPPHCSCGGLFKPDFVFFGEMIPDEARRAAFRQAELSDVFLLIGTTGEVMPANLVPEEAKRRGAAIIEVNTEPSLYTHRITDIFLEGKAAAVMRGLADEVKRTG; from the coding sequence ATGTCCCTCACCCGCGCAGCACAGCTGATACGCAATGCCGGACACCTGACTGCCTTCACGGGCGCGGGCATTTCCGTGGAAAGCGGCATCCCGCCCTTCCGGGGGAATGACGGACTCTGGAGCCGCTACGACCCGCGCAGCCTGGACATCGAGTATTTCCATGCGCACACGGAAGCAGCCTGGCGCGTCATCCGGGAAATTTTCTACGATTTCTTCGGGGAAGCGCGTCCCAACGATGCCCATATCGTGCTTGCGGAACTCGAGCGGCAGGGGATGCTAAGGGCGGTGATCACACAGAACATCGACAACCTGCATCAGGAAGCCGGGAGCGAAAAGGTGATCGAGTTTCACGGGAATTCACAGGTGCTGCTCTGCCTCGATTGCGGTGTGCGGACTCCCGCCAGCAATGTGGACCTCCGGCAGCTGCCTCCGCACTGCAGCTGCGGGGGACTTTTCAAACCTGATTTCGTGTTTTTCGGGGAAATGATACCGGATGAGGCCCGGAGGGCGGCGTTCCGGCAGGCGGAGCTGTCAGATGTATTTTTACTGATTGGAACGACGGGTGAGGTGATGCCGGCGAATCTCGTGCCGGAGGAAGCAAAGCGCCGCGGAGCCGCTATCATCGAAGTGAATACCGAGCCATCCCTTTACACCCACCGCATAACGGATATTTTTCTCGAGGGAAAAGCGGCCGCGGTCATGCGCGGCCTGGCTGATGAGGTGAAGCGCACGGGATAA
- a CDS encoding DUF4397 domain-containing protein → MKYNIFLFAIAMLLTASSLQAQTARLQVIHNAADPAAASVDIYVNGALFQDDFAFRTATPYVDVPAEVQLSIGVAPGSSTGAQDIIASFDVTLDDGKTYIAVANGVLDPMTFAANPDMKDIGFTLFTSDAGRESAVNSGEVDLKVLHGATDAPAVDVIARGVGTLVDDAAYGDMTPYFSVPAASYTLDITPAMDNNTVVASFTADLSGLAGGAAVVFASGFLAPEGNQSGPAFGLFAALPDGNVVALPVARESSARLQVIHNAADPAAASVDIYVNGALFQDDFAFRTATPYVDVPAEVQLSIGVAPGSSTGAQDIIASFDVTLDDGKTYIAVANGVLDPMTFAANPDMKDIGFTLFTSDAGRESAVNSGEVDLKVLHGATDAPAVDVIARGVGTLVDDAAYGDMTPYFSVPAASYTLDITPAMDNNTVVASFTADLSGLAGGAAVVFASGFLAPEGNQNGPAFGLFAALPDGNVLNLSSVTSVENNAPPTPVKAMSIFPNPAREQTTLRFSLETNAAVTMRVYDLSGREVFMVDKGQLSPGSYNATLNTASLSPGVYRALLSTPTGVSSTMVSVIR, encoded by the coding sequence ATGAAATACAACATTTTTCTATTCGCTATCGCGATGTTGCTGACTGCAAGCTCGCTACAGGCCCAGACAGCCCGTCTTCAGGTGATTCACAATGCCGCCGATCCGGCAGCCGCTTCCGTTGATATCTATGTCAACGGCGCGCTCTTCCAGGATGATTTTGCCTTCCGCACGGCAACGCCGTACGTGGATGTCCCTGCCGAAGTGCAGCTCTCGATCGGCGTTGCGCCGGGCAGCAGCACCGGTGCGCAGGATATCATTGCATCCTTCGACGTCACGCTCGATGATGGAAAAACTTATATCGCCGTCGCCAACGGCGTGCTCGATCCGATGACTTTCGCCGCAAACCCGGACATGAAGGATATTGGCTTCACGCTCTTCACCTCTGACGCGGGACGCGAGAGCGCCGTCAACTCCGGTGAGGTCGATCTCAAGGTTCTGCACGGAGCCACCGATGCTCCTGCCGTGGACGTGATCGCTCGCGGCGTGGGCACGCTCGTCGATGACGCCGCCTATGGCGACATGACCCCGTACTTCTCCGTCCCTGCCGCCAGCTATACGCTTGACATCACGCCGGCGATGGACAACAACACCGTCGTCGCCAGCTTCACCGCTGACCTTTCCGGACTCGCGGGCGGCGCTGCCGTCGTCTTCGCCTCCGGCTTCCTCGCACCCGAAGGCAATCAGAGCGGTCCCGCTTTCGGACTCTTCGCCGCCCTGCCAGATGGTAACGTCGTCGCACTTCCGGTCGCCAGGGAATCGTCCGCCCGTCTTCAGGTGATTCACAATGCCGCCGATCCGGCTGCCGCTTCCGTTGATATCTATGTCAACGGCGCGCTCTTCCAGGATGATTTTGCCTTCCGCACGGCAACGCCGTACGTGGATGTCCCTGCCGAAGTGCAGCTCTCGATCGGCGTTGCGCCGGGCAGCAGCACCGGTGCGCAGGATATCATTGCATCCTTCGACGTCACGCTCGATGATGGAAAAACTTATATCGCCGTCGCCAACGGCGTGCTCGATCCGATGACTTTCGCCGCAAACCCGGACATGAAGGATATTGGCTTCACGCTCTTCACCTCTGACGCGGGACGCGAGAGCGCCGTCAACTCCGGTGAGGTCGATCTCAAGGTTCTGCACGGAGCCACCGATGCTCCTGCCGTGGACGTGATCGCTCGCGGCGTGGGCACGCTCGTCGATGACGCCGCCTATGGCGACATGACCCCGTACTTCTCCGTCCCTGCCGCCAGCTATACGCTTGACATCACGCCGGCGATGGACAACAACACCGTCGTCGCCAGCTTCACCGCTGACCTTTCCGGACTCGCGGGCGGCGCTGCCGTCGTCTTCGCCTCCGGCTTCCTCGCACCCGAAGGCAATCAGAACGGTCCCGCTTTCGGACTCTTCGCCGCATTGCCGGATGGTAACGTGCTGAATCTTTCCTCCGTCACTTCGGTGGAAAACAATGCACCGCCTACCCCGGTGAAAGCCATGAGCATTTTCCCGAATCCTGCGCGTGAGCAGACGACACTGCGATTCTCCCTCGAGACTAATGCCGCGGTAACGATGCGCGTGTACGATTTGAGCGGACGCGAAGTATTCATGGTCGACAAGGGACAGCTCTCCCCGGGCAGCTACAATGCGACCTTGAACACCGCGTCTCTTTCCCCCGGTGTGTACCGCGCACTTCTCTCCACTCCGACCGGCGTTTCATCCACGATGGTCTCCGTTATTCGATAA
- a CDS encoding T9SS type A sorting domain-containing protein → MRLRVILIFSLLFFPAVSSAQWEALPGPNGGVLQSLTTTSQGMFLAAQYAGPILYSTDQGQNWTEAWRDFWTSNVVELATAPSGHVFAASYNGMYRSMDGMAWEKTAFSDIPTSIAFVGDDALLVGARGHVEISTNDGDSWELSYPFASNTRSFKVAVADNGSWFAGAYQVGVARSTDQGQSWQPVDAALPSIIVYSLSMIDGSRLFVGLANATYYSLDGGDSWTAADGLLGTNVYRIQRVSPSLLFAESSNGLYASQDDGATWERHAVQDISNVSSVLVYDGGHVLAAADGRLLRSSDQGSSWIRSDAGIHVPVIQALLVEEQDLWVGSLVSGVYHSADLGQNWNYADSAYSPFAATQISRISDGTLFAITQDAGLRRSFDNGIHWSRTSEPPSGYDVSTVAEYEAELRMVDYSGTVYRSSDHGDTWIQVGVLEPVSGRVSRAQLLVSTFADAGSIFAATDRGLFHSSNGGEDWTLLPVSGINRDLTLLAESRQGNLYTATYRSLFRSDDGGATWTEVYASSGQALASTIAINREGRVFIIDDGMMYNSTNLGLTWNVDPPPAGVTVLAMHASGVLYAGSEYSGVFRFSQNTSTASPVPAAPRSPAITDLYPQPLQAGASLHVSLRTEVESALQLRVYDAAGRLRLTRNRESGTAGSHMLTVDTQTLPSGAYVLELQSVHGRSQRSFIITH, encoded by the coding sequence ATGCGCCTTCGTGTCATATTGATTTTCTCACTGCTGTTTTTCCCGGCCGTCTCCTCGGCACAATGGGAAGCACTGCCGGGACCCAACGGCGGCGTCCTGCAGTCCCTCACCACAACCTCGCAGGGCATGTTCCTCGCCGCCCAGTACGCGGGTCCCATCCTCTATTCGACGGACCAGGGACAGAACTGGACCGAGGCCTGGCGGGATTTCTGGACGTCGAATGTCGTCGAACTCGCCACTGCTCCTTCAGGACACGTGTTCGCGGCAAGCTATAACGGCATGTACCGTTCCATGGACGGCATGGCATGGGAGAAAACCGCCTTTTCCGATATCCCGACATCCATCGCCTTCGTCGGTGATGACGCATTGCTGGTCGGGGCCAGGGGACATGTGGAAATTTCCACGAACGACGGCGACAGCTGGGAGCTGAGCTACCCCTTCGCCAGTAACACGCGCAGTTTCAAAGTCGCCGTGGCCGATAATGGCAGCTGGTTCGCGGGCGCCTACCAGGTCGGTGTCGCGCGCAGCACGGACCAGGGACAGAGCTGGCAGCCGGTGGATGCCGCGCTGCCCAGCATTATCGTGTATTCCCTCAGCATGATCGACGGCAGCAGGCTGTTCGTCGGTCTTGCGAATGCCACGTACTACAGTCTCGACGGTGGCGATTCGTGGACGGCAGCCGACGGACTGCTCGGCACGAACGTATACCGCATACAACGCGTTTCTCCTTCCCTGCTCTTCGCGGAAAGCAGCAACGGTCTCTACGCCTCACAGGATGATGGGGCGACCTGGGAGCGCCACGCCGTGCAGGATATCAGCAATGTTTCCTCCGTACTGGTGTACGACGGCGGCCACGTGCTCGCCGCGGCGGACGGCCGTCTGCTGCGCTCAAGCGATCAGGGCTCAAGCTGGATACGCAGTGATGCCGGAATCCACGTGCCTGTCATCCAGGCGCTCCTGGTGGAAGAACAGGATCTCTGGGTGGGTTCGCTCGTCAGCGGGGTCTACCACTCCGCCGATCTCGGACAGAACTGGAATTATGCAGATTCTGCATATTCACCGTTTGCTGCGACGCAGATCAGCCGCATTTCCGACGGCACACTGTTTGCGATCACCCAGGATGCGGGACTCCGTCGCTCATTCGATAACGGCATACACTGGAGCAGAACTTCGGAACCACCGAGCGGCTACGATGTCAGTACCGTCGCGGAGTACGAGGCGGAGTTGCGCATGGTGGATTACAGCGGCACGGTCTATCGCTCTTCCGATCATGGCGATACGTGGATTCAGGTTGGCGTCCTGGAACCGGTGAGCGGACGCGTCAGCCGCGCGCAGCTGCTCGTCAGCACATTTGCGGATGCGGGAAGCATTTTTGCCGCTACGGACAGGGGACTGTTCCACAGCAGTAATGGCGGCGAGGACTGGACGCTGCTGCCTGTGTCCGGTATCAATCGTGACCTGACGCTGCTCGCCGAATCACGGCAGGGCAACCTGTATACTGCAACCTACCGCAGTCTTTTTCGATCTGACGACGGTGGTGCAACCTGGACCGAGGTGTATGCCTCTTCCGGACAGGCGCTGGCTTCCACCATCGCGATCAACCGGGAGGGACGCGTGTTCATCATCGATGATGGCATGATGTACAACAGTACCAATCTCGGACTGACATGGAATGTCGATCCCCCGCCCGCCGGCGTCACCGTACTCGCCATGCATGCATCCGGCGTGCTGTATGCCGGCAGTGAATATTCGGGCGTCTTCCGCTTCAGCCAGAACACCTCTACGGCCTCACCAGTCCCTGCAGCCCCTCGCTCGCCCGCCATCACCGACCTGTATCCGCAGCCCCTGCAAGCAGGCGCATCGCTGCATGTTTCGCTGCGCACCGAGGTGGAATCCGCACTGCAGCTGCGCGTGTACGACGCGGCGGGACGCCTGCGCCTCACCCGCAACAGGGAGTCCGGCACTGCAGGATCCCACATGCTGACCGTTGACACGCAGACTCTCCCTTCCGGTGCCTACGTGCTGGAACTGCAGTCCGTGCACGGGCGCAGTCAGCGCTCATTCATCATTACGCATTGA